In the genome of Parasteatoda tepidariorum isolate YZ-2023 unplaced genomic scaffold, CAS_Ptep_4.0 HiC_scaffold_5556, whole genome shotgun sequence, one region contains:
- the LOC122273569 gene encoding uncharacterized protein, whose translation MLQNKLDEQVKELERLRLESTRAQVIKEVEEAQTQTELEIDEKAFLQTDTSTSKQFENKYISENEKLDVFPLLKNKIDIDVLNIQPNEANEVSKRKRHVEFVVDTDNCDQPFKKPCSERNFVNQMYVEHDNDLSLPSSMESSQNSIICCDDNIGISKNSKYENSFTGDIVVNETDAKELMNVEKNLKNLQVFDYENVMNAASKEEEIQKQEDLSLETPPKEQ comes from the exons ATGCTTCAAAACAAATTGGATGAGCAAGTTAAAGAATTGGAGAGACTTCGTTTGGAAAGCACTCGTGCACAG gtaattaagGAAGTCGAAGAAGCGCAAACACAAACAGAACTTGAAATTGACGAAAAGGCATTTCTTCAAACTGACACCTCCACATCAAAGCAGTTTGAGAACAAATACATCTCTGAAAACGAAAAACTTGATGTGTTTcctcttcttaaaaataaaattgacattgATGTACTCAATATACAACCTAATGAAGCAAATGAAGTATCTAAACGTAAACGGCATGTGGAATTTGTTGTAGATACAGATAATTGCGATCAACCATTTAAGAAGCCATGCTCCGAAAGAAATTTCGTAAATCAGATGTATGTTGAACATGATAATGACTTATCACTGCCATCATCTATGGAAAGTTCacaaaatagtataatttgttGCGATGACAACATTGGAATctcgaaaaattcaaaatatgagaATAGTTTTACTGGAGATATTGTTGTGAACGAAACTGATGCTAAGGAATTAATGAAtgtagagaaaaatttaaaaaacctcCAAGTTTTTGATTATGAGAATGTTATGAACGCTGCAAGTAAGGAGGAAGAGATTCAGAAACAAGAAGATTTAAGCTTGGAA